The Flavobacterium sp. IMCC34852 genome contains the following window.
CATTTAAAGGATTTTAGGCAAAATTGAGGGCTTTGAGAAAAAATTTAAAAAATGGTATTTGCTTTATTAATAAATAATTGTACTTTTGCACTCCCTTTATTGGGAATGGAATGTTTAATTAAAAAAAAATTATGGACGCATTAAGCTACAAGACACAATCTACGACCAAGGCCACTTCTGGAAAAGAGTGGATCATTGTAGATGCCGAAGGTCATAACTTAGGTCGTTTTGCTTCAAAAGTTGCGATGCTTTTGAGAGGAAAATACAAGCCGAGTTATACACCTCACGTCGACTGTGGAGATAACGTAATTGTTATCAACGCAGAGAAAATCAACCTAACCGGTAACAAGTTGGATGACAAAACGTACATCAGACACACAGGCTACCCGGGAGGACAAAGAAGTTTGACTGCAAAGGTTTTGCAATCAAAAAATCCTGCTTTACTAGTAGAAAAAGCAGTGAAAGGAATGTTACCTAAAAACAAATTAGGAGCAGAGCTTTTCAGAAATTTAAATGTTGTTGTAGGAACTGAGCACAAACATGAGGCTCAAAAACCTAAAGCAGTTAACCTAAACGATCTTAAGTAATGGGAGTTATTCACAAAATCGGTAGAAGAAAATGTGCAGTAGCACGTGTTTATGTTTCAGAAGGAACAGGAAAAATTACCGTTAACAAAAGAGAATTCAACAACTACTTCCCAACAGCTACTTTACAGTACAAAGTATTACAGCCAATGTCTATGACAAACAACGCTGACAACTTTGATGTAAAAGTAAATGTGTACGGTGGTGGTTCAACAGGTCAGGCAGAAGCTGTGAGAATGGCTATTGCAAGAGCAATGTGTGAAGTGGAAGCTGAAAACAGAAGCATCCTAAAACCAGAAGGATTATTAACAAGAGATCCAAGAATGGTAGAACGTAAAAAATTCGGTCAGAAAAAAGCGAGAAAGAGATTCCAATTCTCGAAACGTTAATATTCGGTATTTACCGGAATATATTTTCAGATTATTTTTTACAATTAAATTAGAATTTAAAACAAAGTTGTCGATATTCCTTGTAAAAAGGGAATTAGTTTAGCATCTAAATTTTCAAGACAAACGCAAGTGACTACTTGAAAATTGCTAATCACGGAACGTAAACTATTACACAATGGCAAACAAAATTGACGTTAAAGAATTATTAGAAGCAGGTGTTCACTTCGGACACATGACTCGTAAGTGGGATCCAAACATGGCTCCTTACATCTATATGGAACGTAATGGAATTCACATTATCAATCTATATAAAACAGCTGCGAAAATCGAAGAAGCTAACGAAGCTTTGAAAAAAATTGCAGCCTCAGGTAGAAAAATACTTTTCGTAGCTACCAAAAAACAAGCAAAAGATATCGTATCTGAAAAAGCATTAGCTTGTAACATGCCTTACATCACTGAAAGATGGCCAGGTGGTATGTTAACCAACTTCGTTACTATCCGTAAAGCCGTTAAAAAAATGGCTTCTATTGATAAAATGAAGAAAGATGGTACTTTCATGACTTTGTCTAAAAAAGAAAGATTACAAGTGGATCGTCTACGTGCTAAATTAGAGAAGAACTTAGGTTCTATCGCTGATATGTCAAGACTTCCTGCGGCTTTATTCGTAGTAGATATCAAAGCAGAACACATCGCAATCAAAGAAGCACAAAAATTAAACATTCCAGTTTTTGCAATGGTTGATACTAACTCTGATCCACGTGAAGTAGATTACGTTATCCCAGCCAATGATGATGCTTCAAAATCAATTGATAAAATTTTATCTTTAGTAACTGACGCTGTAAAAGACGGATTAGCCAACAGAACTTCTGATGCTGCTCCTGAAACTGACACTGAAGAAACTGTTGAAGTAGTGGCTGCTGTTGAAGCACCGGCTGTTGAAGCAGCTCCTGAAGTAGAAGCTACAGAAACTCAAACTGAAGAATAAAACAAAAAAATAATTACGAATTATGAATTAAGAATTACGGATTATTTTGACTCGTAATTTAAAATTCGTAATTCGTAATTTACTTTTAAAAAACTTTTAAATTAAAAAATATTATGTCAACAATCACAATTACTGCTGCAGACGTAAATAAATTAAGACAAACTACAGGTGCCGGAATGATGGACTGTAAAAAAGCTTTAGTTGAAGCGGAAGGCGATTTCGATAAAGCTATACAAATCCTTAGAGAAAAAGGACAAAAAGTGGCGGCTAATCGTTCTGACCGTGAGTCTTCTGAAGGAGCTGCTGTTTCTTTTATCAATGCTGACAATACCAAAGGAGCCATCCTTACTTTAAACTGCGAAACAGATTTCGTAGGTAAAAATGAAGCTTTCGTAACTTTAGCTAAAGAATTGGTTGAAAAAGCTATCAACTTCTCTTCTAAAGAAGAATTCTTAGCTTCAGATTTCAACGGAATTACTGTGGCTGAAAAACTAATCGAGCAAACCGGTGTTATCGGTGAAAAAATCGAAATCGGTGGTTTTGAAATC
Protein-coding sequences here:
- the rplM gene encoding 50S ribosomal protein L13, translating into MDALSYKTQSTTKATSGKEWIIVDAEGHNLGRFASKVAMLLRGKYKPSYTPHVDCGDNVIVINAEKINLTGNKLDDKTYIRHTGYPGGQRSLTAKVLQSKNPALLVEKAVKGMLPKNKLGAELFRNLNVVVGTEHKHEAQKPKAVNLNDLK
- the rpsI gene encoding 30S ribosomal protein S9, translating into MGVIHKIGRRKCAVARVYVSEGTGKITVNKREFNNYFPTATLQYKVLQPMSMTNNADNFDVKVNVYGGGSTGQAEAVRMAIARAMCEVEAENRSILKPEGLLTRDPRMVERKKFGQKKARKRFQFSKR
- the rpsB gene encoding 30S ribosomal protein S2, with protein sequence MANKIDVKELLEAGVHFGHMTRKWDPNMAPYIYMERNGIHIINLYKTAAKIEEANEALKKIAASGRKILFVATKKQAKDIVSEKALACNMPYITERWPGGMLTNFVTIRKAVKKMASIDKMKKDGTFMTLSKKERLQVDRLRAKLEKNLGSIADMSRLPAALFVVDIKAEHIAIKEAQKLNIPVFAMVDTNSDPREVDYVIPANDDASKSIDKILSLVTDAVKDGLANRTSDAAPETDTEETVEVVAAVEAPAVEAAPEVEATETQTEE